From Xylocopilactobacillus apis, a single genomic window includes:
- a CDS encoding GNAT family N-acetyltransferase has product MEHKYIIQLLRQEEAIEIADEWKYSSFYSFYDMSADPEDYEEIVTPELRKNNYFGVHKNGDLIGFYTVEKSGATAEIGFGMRPDLTGKGNGTGFVQAIIEDVIDHNPDLVNLKLEVACFNKRAIHLYEKLGFKKINQHLQVTNGSKYDFWLMEKILK; this is encoded by the coding sequence ATGGAACATAAATATATTATTCAGTTACTCAGACAAGAAGAAGCAATTGAAATTGCTGATGAGTGGAAGTATTCATCTTTCTATTCATTTTACGATATGTCTGCTGACCCAGAAGATTATGAAGAAATAGTTACTCCTGAATTAAGAAAAAATAATTATTTTGGAGTACACAAAAATGGTGACCTAATAGGTTTTTATACTGTTGAAAAATCAGGAGCTACCGCTGAAATCGGATTTGGGATGAGACCGGACTTGACAGGAAAAGGAAACGGCACAGGTTTTGTGCAGGCTATTATCGAAGATGTTATAGATCATAATCCAGATCTTGTTAATCTGAAACTTGAAGTTGCATGTTTTAACAAGCGGGCAATTCACCTTTACGAAAAGTTAGGATTTAAAAAAATTAATCAGCATCTTCAAGTAACTAATGGATCAAAATATGATTTTTGGCTGATGGAGAAAATTTTAAAATAA
- a CDS encoding potassium channel family protein: MPKSSKQISKLYTIFMALLAVISIVLVIMDYSSLINIEISPYTYIDNGIVVIFAVDYFTRLFMSQNKWKFFKQNIFDLLAIIPFNSLFSVFRLTRLFRLARLTKALRFVRLIGLTGKLQESAKRFLKTNGLIYLLIICGIILIISSVLYSLAEDVSLSNAFWWAIATATTVGYGDISPHTPVGRFAAIMLMFVGIGLIGAITSAITTFFTQNNDDDNASKIMQKLEEIEAENKQLQKEIAKLNNQKE, encoded by the coding sequence ATGCCTAAAAGCAGTAAACAAATTTCAAAATTGTATACAATTTTTATGGCTCTTTTAGCAGTCATTTCAATTGTATTGGTAATTATGGACTATTCATCACTAATAAATATTGAAATAAGTCCTTACACTTATATCGATAACGGAATTGTTGTGATTTTTGCAGTCGACTACTTCACACGATTATTTATGTCCCAGAATAAGTGGAAATTTTTTAAACAAAATATTTTTGATTTACTAGCGATTATTCCATTTAATTCTCTTTTTTCAGTGTTTAGATTAACTAGATTGTTTAGACTTGCGCGTCTTACTAAAGCTTTGCGTTTTGTAAGATTAATTGGATTAACCGGTAAACTGCAAGAATCAGCGAAAAGGTTTTTGAAAACCAATGGTTTGATTTATTTATTAATTATCTGCGGCATAATTCTAATCATTTCGTCAGTTCTTTATTCATTAGCTGAGGATGTATCTTTATCTAACGCATTTTGGTGGGCTATCGCTACGGCAACCACGGTCGGGTATGGGGATATCTCCCCTCATACACCTGTGGGAAGATTTGCTGCAATTATGTTAATGTTTGTCGGAATTGGTTTAATTGGGGCGATAACAAGTGCCATTACGACTTTTTTCACCCAAAATAATGATGATGACAATGCTAGTAAGATCATGCAGAAACTTGAAGAAATTGAAGCGGAAAATAAACAACTTCAAAAAGAAATTGCCAAACTAAATAACCAGAAAGAATAA
- a CDS encoding tyrosine-protein phosphatase: protein MQINSIIIIRSQKKIKGNLGVNYSGLAQISIYDNSAMQTAIYTGKINLQEGSFEMNDSFIEMRIFVKLTLKQDIYLGSTRHVRLDSLYNLRDLGGYQGNKGFVKWGVLYRSDALDHLNKNDLLYLKRLSVDTVVDFRSSEEIDRNPDLNIGEQHHYAIDPKAFAAAEASKVPNNKKHDQERVQDLEKLSETLTGRQKLKEMQSQMIVQMHDMVVKPISQKAYALFLQVVLNSDGPLIFHCQGGKDRTGWAAVILLRLLGINKDTIMQDYLLTKKYNKERNIKRMASYEQYTDNELVLNYLRSLQLSKPEYLESSFKALESLGTSIEDYVKKYLSFTAEEIKRLQDKYLEK from the coding sequence TTGCAGATAAATTCAATCATAATTATCCGCTCTCAAAAAAAAATTAAGGGAAATCTGGGAGTCAATTATAGTGGATTAGCTCAGATTAGTATCTATGATAATTCCGCAATGCAAACAGCAATTTATACTGGAAAAATCAATCTTCAAGAAGGCTCTTTTGAAATGAATGATAGTTTCATTGAAATGAGAATCTTTGTAAAATTGACTCTAAAACAAGATATTTATCTTGGTTCTACGCGACATGTTCGATTAGACTCTCTTTATAATTTGCGAGATCTCGGTGGTTATCAAGGGAATAAAGGTTTTGTTAAATGGGGAGTACTTTATCGTAGTGATGCCTTAGATCATTTGAATAAAAATGACTTACTATATCTGAAGCGACTGTCAGTTGATACTGTTGTTGATTTTCGTTCATCAGAAGAAATTGATCGAAATCCAGATTTAAATATCGGAGAACAGCATCATTATGCGATTGATCCTAAAGCTTTTGCAGCTGCTGAGGCAAGTAAAGTTCCTAATAATAAGAAACACGATCAAGAAAGGGTGCAGGATCTAGAGAAATTAAGTGAAACTTTAACTGGACGTCAGAAGTTAAAAGAAATGCAGTCTCAAATGATTGTTCAAATGCATGATATGGTTGTTAAACCGATTTCTCAAAAGGCCTATGCGTTATTTCTACAAGTGGTATTAAATTCAGATGGACCGCTTATTTTTCACTGCCAGGGAGGCAAAGATCGAACTGGCTGGGCAGCTGTAATCTTGTTAAGATTGCTTGGAATTAACAAAGATACCATAATGCAGGATTATTTACTAACAAAGAAATATAACAAAGAACGAAATATTAAGAGAATGGCTAGCTATGAACAATATACCGATAATGAACTGGTTCTAAATTATCTAAGATCTTTACAGTTATCCAAACCAGAGTATTTAGAATCTTCATTCAAAGCATTAGAGTCTTTGGGAACTTCAATTGAAGATTATGTAAAAAAATATCTCAGTTTTACAGCTGAAGAGATAAAAAGACTCCAAGATAAGTACCTTGAAAAATAA
- a CDS encoding carbon-nitrogen family hydrolase yields MRIALAQIDVKYGNPEENHKTVQAVIERAAAKMADVVVLPEMWNTGYALNKLDTLADKDALQTKKLLSRLSLELKINIVGGSVAIERDQKFYNEMLSFNREGKLMSSYDKVHRFGLMREDRYITAGSTENLFSIDEVSAMGVICYDIRFPEWLRKQAAKGPEIIFVSAEWPSARITQWQLLLQARAIENQAYVIAVNRVGNDPDNAFGGDSMVINPLGQIISKADDRPTLMITEIDLSEVKKVRGQIPVFKDRRTELY; encoded by the coding sequence TTGCGAATTGCTCTAGCTCAAATCGATGTGAAATATGGCAATCCAGAAGAAAACCATAAAACAGTGCAAGCGGTTATCGAAAGAGCTGCTGCCAAAATGGCTGATGTGGTGGTGTTGCCAGAAATGTGGAATACGGGCTATGCCTTAAACAAATTAGATACTTTAGCAGATAAGGATGCATTGCAGACAAAAAAGTTGTTAAGTAGGTTATCTTTAGAGTTAAAAATAAATATCGTCGGTGGTTCAGTAGCCATTGAACGTGACCAAAAGTTTTATAACGAAATGTTATCTTTCAATCGAGAAGGAAAACTCATGAGTTCATATGACAAAGTCCATCGGTTTGGCTTAATGAGAGAAGATCGTTATATTACAGCCGGCTCAACTGAAAATTTATTTTCCATTGATGAAGTGTCAGCTATGGGAGTAATTTGCTATGATATTCGCTTTCCTGAATGGCTTCGAAAACAAGCAGCTAAGGGACCAGAAATAATTTTTGTTAGTGCTGAGTGGCCAAGCGCACGAATCACTCAATGGCAGTTGTTATTACAAGCGCGGGCGATTGAAAATCAAGCCTACGTAATAGCAGTTAATCGAGTAGGAAACGATCCTGACAATGCATTTGGCGGAGATTCAATGGTGATTAATCCTTTAGGCCAAATTATTTCTAAAGCAGATGATAGGCCAACATTAATGATTACAGAAATTGATTTATCAGAAGTCAAAAAAGTACGTGGTCAAATTCCTGTGTTTAAAGATCGAAGAACAGAATTATATTAA
- a CDS encoding MFS transporter, translated as MNSNIIRLLTGRVLTNISDSLVYVAVLWYFNETFKSPVLATLVFVVTTSIDLMSFIIGPLLDRTSSKFLLELSTFIQVIATLLLAIFFVSGSNFGLKIIVPLFLLMIVTIASTIIYPLESKMLPQLTSKNELIKVNSVFQITYKTLDIFLDAIATIIITYLNLSFTFVLSGLVFAAAFFCYRLIKIKKVSRNASENVDNTSYLAELKIGWDELKSHPDLLELLLPLVVINFFYGMSSATLPRFASHYLSNSALSYGLLLTFDSVGAVVGAFGMQFFKKDNVSQYNFIFITLIGAGIGQLIFAGAISVVPLISMIGLFLNSAFTSMLNISFMSLVQIIIPNKTLGRVTTINESLLSLMIPIGSFVGGLLITCLPVVVPQYLHAIAFIVISFVYLFLKK; from the coding sequence ATGAATTCAAACATTATAAGATTATTAACAGGGAGAGTTTTAACTAATATCTCTGATAGTCTCGTCTATGTGGCGGTTCTCTGGTATTTTAATGAAACTTTTAAATCACCTGTTTTGGCAACTCTGGTATTTGTAGTTACTACCAGCATTGATTTAATGTCGTTTATAATTGGACCGCTTTTAGATCGGACTTCAAGTAAATTTTTATTAGAGCTAAGTACCTTCATTCAAGTGATCGCAACACTTCTTTTAGCGATTTTCTTTGTCTCAGGAAGTAATTTTGGATTGAAGATCATAGTTCCTTTATTTTTATTAATGATAGTGACAATAGCTTCCACAATTATTTATCCCCTTGAATCAAAGATGCTTCCACAGTTAACTTCTAAAAACGAATTAATTAAAGTTAATAGTGTTTTTCAGATTACTTATAAAACTCTAGATATTTTTCTTGATGCCATAGCAACAATTATCATTACGTATTTAAATTTGAGTTTTACCTTTGTTTTATCAGGACTTGTTTTTGCTGCTGCATTTTTTTGTTATCGGTTAATCAAAATAAAAAAAGTCAGCAGGAATGCATCAGAAAATGTTGATAATACCTCTTATTTGGCTGAGTTAAAAATTGGTTGGGATGAATTAAAGTCTCATCCAGATCTGTTGGAATTGTTGTTACCTTTAGTAGTAATTAATTTCTTTTACGGAATGTCGAGTGCAACTTTACCGAGATTTGCCAGTCATTATTTGTCAAACTCCGCTTTAAGTTATGGCCTTTTGTTGACCTTCGATTCAGTAGGTGCGGTTGTTGGAGCTTTCGGGATGCAATTTTTTAAGAAAGATAACGTTAGTCAATATAATTTTATCTTTATAACATTGATTGGGGCAGGCATCGGTCAATTAATATTTGCTGGAGCTATTTCGGTAGTTCCTTTAATTTCAATGATTGGATTGTTTTTAAATAGTGCTTTTACTAGTATGCTGAATATTTCTTTTATGTCCTTGGTTCAAATTATCATTCCCAACAAGACTCTTGGAAGAGTAACTACAATTAATGAGAGTCTGCTTTCTTTAATGATTCCTATCGGAAGCTTTGTTGGAGGTCTATTAATTACATGTTTGCCAGTAGTCGTTCCTCAGTATCTGCATGCAATTGCATTTATTGTTATAAGTTTTGTTTATCTTTTTTTAAAAAAGTGA
- a CDS encoding nucleoside hydrolase: MKNFYLNHDGNIDDFVSLLLLLQMPEVNVIGVGVTDADGYVAPAADASRKMIDVFKKSDCKATVARSNSRAVHQFPKEWRLSAFSFNDFPILNEKREIKTPLAEKPAHLDMIDKIMQSETKVNLVMTGPLTDLARAIEVNPKITENIERLYWMGGALNEKGNVREPEHDGTAEWNAYWDPYAVKTVWESDLDIVLVALDSTNQVPLTEDLRFRWASQRKYPAIDLIGYGYSLVHSFEADSTYYLWDVLTTLVSNYPDLVDSKILKTSVITDGAGSGRTYLDEKNGRPVTFVTSVNAEAFYDKIDELAKSAAYNN, translated from the coding sequence TTGAAAAATTTTTACTTGAATCATGACGGTAACATTGATGATTTTGTTTCTCTACTCTTACTATTACAAATGCCTGAGGTAAATGTAATAGGTGTTGGCGTAACTGACGCCGATGGATATGTTGCTCCGGCAGCTGATGCTTCACGGAAAATGATTGACGTTTTTAAAAAAAGTGATTGCAAAGCAACGGTTGCCCGTTCAAATTCTAGGGCTGTCCATCAATTTCCCAAAGAATGGCGATTGAGTGCTTTTTCATTTAATGATTTTCCTATTTTAAACGAAAAAAGAGAGATCAAGACTCCTTTAGCTGAAAAGCCTGCTCATTTAGATATGATTGATAAAATTATGCAGTCGGAAACTAAAGTGAATTTAGTAATGACTGGGCCTCTGACTGACTTAGCACGGGCTATAGAAGTGAATCCTAAAATTACGGAAAATATTGAACGTTTATATTGGATGGGAGGAGCATTAAACGAAAAAGGAAACGTAAGAGAACCAGAACACGATGGAACTGCTGAATGGAATGCTTACTGGGATCCTTATGCTGTTAAAACCGTCTGGGAATCGGATCTTGATATTGTTCTTGTCGCATTAGACAGTACCAATCAGGTTCCACTAACTGAAGATTTACGTTTCCGTTGGGCAAGTCAGCGTAAATATCCTGCAATTGATTTAATTGGATATGGATATTCTCTGGTCCATTCTTTTGAAGCAGATTCTACATATTATTTATGGGATGTTCTAACAACATTAGTTAGTAATTACCCTGACCTTGTTGATTCTAAAATTTTAAAAACTTCAGTAATAACGGATGGAGCTGGTTCTGGCAGAACTTACTTGGACGAAAAAAATGGTCGTCCTGTCACTTTTGTTACCAGCGTTAACGCTGAGGCTTTTTACGATAAAATCGACGAATTAGCCAAATCTGCTGCGTATAACAATTAA
- a CDS encoding pyridoxal phosphate-dependent aminotransferase: MNFPESKVLQNLPKQFFASLVQKVNAKVASGADVINLGQGNPDQPTPQFIIDALSKAANDPATHKYAQFRGQPNFKQACSDFYEREYGVKLDPEKEIAVLGGSKIGLVELPFALMNPGETILMPDPGYPDYFSGVALAKVKLETFPLLEENDFLPDYSKIDPATADNAKLLYLNYPNNPTGAVATSEFYEETVDYAKKHEIGIVSDFAYGAIGFDGKKPISFLQTAGAKDVGIEFYSFSKTYNMAGWRLAFAAGNADMIEAINLIQDHLFVSVFPAIQEAGIAALNSDQKAAHEISDRYESRRNALLKAAAKINWPAYKAGGTFYTLMKVPAGYTSEQFSDLLLEKANVAVAACNGFGATGEGYVRIGLLVSEERLTEAVERVGKLNLF; encoded by the coding sequence TTGAATTTTCCAGAATCTAAAGTTTTACAGAATTTACCAAAACAGTTTTTTGCTAGTTTGGTTCAAAAAGTTAATGCTAAAGTTGCAAGTGGAGCCGACGTAATTAATTTGGGTCAAGGGAATCCTGATCAGCCAACGCCTCAATTTATTATTGATGCACTTTCAAAGGCGGCTAATGATCCAGCAACTCATAAGTATGCCCAATTTCGAGGGCAGCCAAATTTTAAGCAGGCTTGCTCTGATTTTTATGAACGGGAATACGGAGTTAAATTAGATCCTGAAAAAGAAATTGCGGTTTTAGGTGGATCAAAAATTGGCCTAGTTGAACTGCCATTTGCTTTGATGAATCCGGGAGAAACAATTTTAATGCCTGATCCGGGCTATCCTGATTATTTTTCAGGTGTGGCGTTAGCAAAAGTTAAACTAGAAACTTTTCCTTTATTAGAAGAAAATGATTTTTTGCCGGATTATTCGAAAATAGATCCAGCGACAGCTGATAATGCTAAGCTATTGTATTTAAATTATCCAAATAATCCAACAGGTGCTGTAGCAACATCGGAATTTTATGAAGAAACTGTAGATTATGCTAAAAAACACGAGATCGGGATTGTTAGTGATTTTGCATATGGTGCAATTGGTTTTGATGGGAAAAAGCCAATCAGTTTTTTGCAGACAGCTGGCGCAAAAGACGTTGGAATTGAATTTTACTCTTTTTCAAAAACGTATAATATGGCCGGATGGAGATTAGCTTTTGCGGCAGGAAATGCTGATATGATTGAAGCAATTAATTTAATTCAGGATCATCTATTTGTCAGTGTTTTTCCAGCAATTCAAGAAGCAGGGATTGCGGCTTTAAATAGTGATCAAAAAGCAGCACATGAAATTAGTGATCGATATGAGTCTCGACGAAATGCACTATTGAAGGCTGCTGCAAAGATTAATTGGCCAGCTTATAAGGCTGGAGGAACTTTTTATACTTTAATGAAAGTTCCTGCCGGATATACTAGTGAACAGTTTTCTGACTTGTTATTAGAGAAAGCTAACGTAGCAGTTGCTGCATGTAACGGCTTTGGTGCGACTGGCGAAGGTTATGTTAGAATTGGGCTTTTGGTTTCAGAAGAGCGATTGACAGAAGCAGTTGAACGTGTCGGTAAGCTAAATCTTTTTTGA
- the pfkB gene encoding 1-phosphofructokinase has translation MIYTLTLNPAIDLFIETKHLEKNIVNRTNSYDVQANGKGVNVSLVLKMLEVNNCALGIGGGFTLDYIVDFLKEKGIETDFLRTPGITRINVFTRVLEPNEEYKIVNPGPAVDQETLNQLMDKLKEIKSGDYLVISGSFAKGIDPAILTQIAKLSQTQGFNLIVDTSYQEVTQILDFHPFLLKPDKEELMSWFNLTEEPDIGGYDDLCQQLIDRGAQRILLSLGSKGALYVDKDHSIYGNAPKGVVVNTACSGDTMLGTFIEGLISDKSLGTNLSYSIAAGSSTAFQAGLTDFTDVMDLEKQITIKHRRG, from the coding sequence ATGATTTATACGTTGACACTAAATCCAGCGATTGACTTATTTATCGAAACAAAGCATTTAGAAAAAAATATTGTCAATCGGACTAACAGTTACGATGTTCAAGCAAATGGAAAAGGGGTTAACGTTTCGTTAGTTTTGAAAATGTTAGAAGTTAATAACTGTGCTCTTGGAATTGGCGGCGGTTTTACTCTTGATTATATTGTTGATTTTTTAAAGGAAAAAGGAATTGAAACTGACTTTCTTCGGACGCCAGGTATTACAAGAATCAACGTTTTTACTAGAGTATTAGAACCTAACGAAGAATATAAAATTGTTAATCCTGGTCCGGCCGTTGATCAAGAAACGTTGAATCAATTAATGGATAAATTAAAAGAAATTAAAAGCGGCGACTATTTAGTGATTTCAGGAAGTTTTGCCAAGGGCATTGATCCAGCTATCTTGACCCAAATTGCAAAATTATCACAAACACAAGGTTTTAATTTAATTGTTGATACAAGTTATCAAGAAGTAACACAAATTCTAGACTTTCATCCTTTTTTATTAAAACCTGACAAAGAAGAATTGATGTCTTGGTTTAATTTGACTGAAGAGCCTGATATAGGAGGATATGATGATTTATGTCAGCAGTTAATAGATCGAGGAGCTCAAAGGATCTTGTTATCACTAGGTTCCAAAGGAGCACTTTACGTTGATAAGGATCATTCAATTTATGGAAATGCACCAAAAGGAGTAGTAGTTAACACAGCTTGTTCAGGGGATACAATGCTTGGAACTTTCATTGAAGGTTTGATAAGTGATAAATCACTAGGAACAAATTTGTCTTATAGCATTGCCGCTGGAAGTTCAACGGCATTTCAAGCTGGATTAACTGATTTTACAGATGTTATGGATTTGGAAAAACAAATTACGATTAAACACAGGAGGGGATAG
- a CDS encoding fructose-specific PTS transporter subunit EIIC — translation MSTYKILAVTGCPTGIAHTYMAQEALEEAAKKRNISIKVETHGQTGIENEFSQSEIDNADGIIIAADKAVGIDRFDGKKLINVSVSMGMKEPDKLIDQILNDSSVPIYHSKDSGEKMSTSNQTSGNGVWHTIYVDLMNGVSHMLPLVVAGGVLTAVSFFWGIYSAVPGNVQYNSFAYILKTIGGITMNLMVPVLCAYIAEAIGQQTGLVVGFATGMIAFTNGTGFLGGILGGFLAGYIVVLLEKIFRKLPKSLNGLKAIFIFPVLGVFSSGIIMWFLSTPMKNINTSMMSFLKGMQNSNPIVLGLLVGIMCAADMGGPINKAAYVTGTTLLAQGNYYFMAGVSAACIAPPLATGFAVLLNKKAYSSSERSAGYVNFLLGSTHITEGAIPFATKNPLINIPIFMVGSAVAAILSYVSRITVPAPHGGFIILPLVNKPFLWVIYILIGALISGILLALAANIGQGNKVEAATNRLNGDTSAIDVKSNNSANKHLDEVLSKENIKLDVEVNNQKELFEFLADQAIKEGLSDNKNAIITKFEKREQEGSTGMEQGIAIPHAKDDSIKKAAMFVVRLKDPIEWKTFDQKPVNIIIGFFIPEHGSQEHLNYLSQVSKLLMHDSFVNDLKNSQTVDEIYQMFISQTN, via the coding sequence ATGAGTACGTATAAAATACTTGCGGTAACTGGATGTCCAACGGGGATAGCACATACTTACATGGCTCAAGAAGCTTTAGAAGAAGCTGCAAAAAAAAGAAATATTTCTATTAAAGTAGAAACACATGGACAAACAGGGATAGAAAATGAATTTTCTCAGTCTGAAATTGATAACGCTGATGGGATAATTATTGCTGCGGATAAGGCCGTTGGTATCGATCGATTTGATGGTAAAAAATTAATAAATGTTTCGGTATCAATGGGAATGAAAGAGCCAGATAAATTGATAGATCAAATTTTAAATGATTCCAGTGTACCAATTTATCATAGTAAAGACTCTGGTGAAAAGATGTCCACTTCTAATCAAACAAGTGGGAATGGCGTTTGGCATACAATTTATGTTGATTTAATGAATGGTGTATCACATATGCTGCCGCTTGTTGTCGCAGGTGGTGTTTTGACAGCAGTGTCATTCTTTTGGGGAATTTATTCTGCAGTTCCAGGTAATGTTCAATACAATTCGTTTGCCTATATCTTAAAAACAATCGGCGGAATAACCATGAATCTAATGGTTCCAGTTTTATGTGCGTATATTGCGGAAGCAATTGGTCAACAAACTGGATTAGTAGTTGGTTTTGCAACAGGAATGATTGCTTTTACAAATGGAACTGGATTTTTAGGTGGAATCTTAGGTGGTTTTCTTGCTGGATACATTGTTGTTTTACTTGAAAAAATATTTAGAAAACTCCCTAAATCATTAAACGGTTTAAAAGCAATTTTTATTTTTCCAGTATTGGGAGTATTTTCATCAGGTATTATTATGTGGTTCTTATCAACACCGATGAAAAATATTAATACCAGCATGATGTCATTCCTTAAGGGAATGCAAAACTCCAATCCAATAGTATTAGGCCTTTTGGTTGGTATCATGTGTGCAGCTGATATGGGAGGTCCAATTAATAAAGCAGCATATGTTACAGGTACAACTCTATTAGCGCAAGGTAATTATTACTTCATGGCTGGAGTTTCTGCAGCTTGTATCGCTCCCCCATTAGCAACAGGGTTTGCAGTTTTGCTTAATAAAAAGGCTTATAGTTCTAGTGAAAGAAGTGCGGGATATGTTAACTTTTTGTTAGGATCAACGCATATTACAGAAGGAGCAATTCCGTTTGCAACAAAAAATCCTTTAATTAATATTCCTATATTTATGGTTGGTTCAGCAGTTGCTGCGATTTTATCTTATGTTAGTAGAATCACTGTTCCAGCACCACATGGTGGATTTATTATTTTACCATTAGTAAATAAGCCATTTTTATGGGTGATCTATATTTTAATTGGAGCCTTAATATCTGGGATTTTATTAGCATTAGCAGCAAATATTGGTCAAGGAAATAAAGTTGAAGCCGCAACTAATAGATTAAATGGAGATACATCTGCAATTGATGTAAAAAGCAACAATTCTGCAAATAAACATTTGGATGAAGTTTTATCTAAAGAAAACATTAAGCTTGATGTTGAGGTTAACAATCAAAAAGAATTATTTGAATTTTTAGCAGACCAAGCAATTAAAGAAGGTCTCTCTGACAATAAAAATGCAATTATAACCAAGTTTGAAAAAAGAGAGCAAGAAGGTTCAACTGGGATGGAACAAGGGATTGCGATTCCCCATGCAAAAGATGATTCAATAAAAAAAGCTGCAATGTTTGTGGTTCGTTTGAAGGACCCGATTGAGTGGAAAACTTTCGATCAAAAGCCAGTCAATATTATTATTGGATTTTTCATTCCAGAACATGGAAGTCAGGAACATTTGAATTACCTCTCTCAAGTTTCTAAATTATTAATGCATGATTCATTTGTCAATGATTTGAAGAATAGTCAAACAGTTGATGAAATATATCAAATGTTTATTTCTCAAACAAATTAA
- a CDS encoding phosphoribosylanthranilate isomerase: MANDFQEFLTIAKELNGIKITPLLIGSLGLEFLTDKDWQSKDIDIHVPGDARGWSVPVEKQIYNWKSIQLVMKKLDYKLINTHEHKFSKKNLLVEYGVLDTLTNFAEVRLVDLQNQTVQGVNFLIPTLSDYLKIYLASSKDSYRADHNNHKDFAKIAYLNKACKPQ; encoded by the coding sequence TTGGCTAATGATTTTCAAGAATTTTTGACAATTGCAAAAGAATTAAATGGAATTAAGATCACTCCCTTATTAATTGGATCTTTGGGATTAGAATTTTTAACTGATAAAGATTGGCAGTCAAAAGATATTGATATTCATGTTCCAGGCGATGCAAGAGGTTGGTCAGTTCCAGTTGAAAAACAGATTTACAACTGGAAATCAATCCAGTTAGTCATGAAAAAACTTGACTATAAGTTGATAAATACTCATGAACACAAATTTTCAAAAAAGAATCTGTTAGTAGAATATGGAGTACTTGATACTTTGACGAATTTCGCTGAGGTACGATTGGTAGATTTACAAAATCAGACCGTTCAGGGAGTTAACTTTTTAATTCCTACTTTATCTGACTATCTTAAGATTTATCTAGCTTCTTCAAAAGACAGTTATCGGGCCGATCACAATAATCACAAAGATTTTGCTAAAATTGCTTATTTGAATAAAGCTTGCAAACCCCAATAA
- a CDS encoding nucleoside hydrolase has product MKNFYLNHDGNIDDFVSLLLLLQMPEVNVIGVGVTDADGYIDPASDASRKMIDIFKKADCKSAVARSNSRAVHPFPKEWRLSAFTFNNFPILNEKREIKTPLAEKPAHLDMIDKIMPSPSKVTLVMTGPLTDLARALEVNPKITENIERLYWMGGAINEKGNVKEPQHDGSAEWNAYWDPYAVKAVFKSDLDIVLVALDSTNQVPLTNDLRYHWASQRKYPAIDLIGLGYSLNHSYEINSTTYLWDVLTTLVSNYPELVDSKIIKASVITEGVSAGKTYLDDENGRPITFVTSVDADAFYDKIDELGKSAAYNN; this is encoded by the coding sequence TTGAAAAATTTTTACTTGAACCATGACGGTAATATTGATGATTTTGTTTCCCTACTTTTACTATTACAAATGCCTGAGGTAAATGTAATAGGTGTTGGCGTAACTGACGCCGATGGATATATAGACCCAGCATCAGATGCATCACGTAAAATGATTGACATCTTTAAAAAAGCGGACTGCAAATCTGCAGTTGCTCGTTCAAATTCTAGAGCTGTCCATCCATTTCCTAAAGAATGGCGATTAAGTGCTTTTACATTTAACAATTTTCCTATTTTAAACGAAAAAAGAGAAATCAAAACTCCTTTAGCTGAAAAACCTGCTCATTTAGATATGATTGATAAAATTATGCCGTCTCCAAGTAAAGTAACTTTGGTAATGACTGGGCCCTTAACTGATTTAGCCCGTGCACTAGAAGTTAATCCTAAAATTACAGAAAATATTGAACGTCTATATTGGATGGGAGGAGCTATCAACGAAAAAGGAAACGTCAAAGAACCTCAACATGACGGAAGCGCCGAATGGAACGCTTACTGGGATCCTTATGCTGTTAAAGCTGTTTTCAAATCAGATCTTGATATCGTTCTTGTCGCATTAGACAGTACAAATCAGGTACCGTTAACTAATGATTTGCGTTACCACTGGGCAAGTCAACGTAAGTATCCAGCAATTGATTTAATTGGTTTAGGTTATTCTCTCAACCATTCTTATGAAATTAACTCCACAACTTATTTGTGGGATGTTCTAACAACACTGGTCAGCAATTACCCCGAACTAGTAGATTCTAAAATTATTAAAGCATCAGTTATAACAGAAGGCGTTAGCGCTGGCAAAACTTATTTAGACGATGAAAACGGTCGTCCTATTACTTTCGTCACCAGCGTTGATGCTGATGCTTTCTATGATAAAATCGACGAATTAGGAAAATCCGCTGCGTATAATAATTAA